One Phoenix dactylifera cultivar Barhee BC4 chromosome 8, palm_55x_up_171113_PBpolish2nd_filt_p, whole genome shotgun sequence genomic window carries:
- the LOC103713736 gene encoding uncharacterized protein LOC103713736 isoform X2, which yields MPEDRRVAVDGGGPAGDEDITDLLPLPLVRSQLIPPAPNRRASAIDWLPDFGGASWIAYGAASLIVISHFPSPLSPHETLVGPFFQQVIDPPVSAAGDGPAAVNAVAWCPSRPSEGEIAAALGSSIWMYSPVLDNESGSFCWKQTVDISETFTIEAIEWTGSGDGLIAAGIEVVSWIRRSTSWEMAWKLRAKVPQSLVSATWSAEGPVATAAYSLVHSSGISAEVFSFSREEHKCVSVYHRDGSSGITEVQLHHPQSVSMIQWRPTTGTQLEKDASLASRDVLLTCCLDGTVRLWSEIDNGRARKFNKEAHDLKTRRQSYHVIAVIEINQFLRGTLGVDIFIKWAIEFGGVICKGEGDSIYLSSVGSDHDQIGKCEWLISVGPRSSVTYWAIHCLDDISPPRSPRVTLWKKQNIVDLKGCNFSDSDFSNSKDQPILVKVVDSRSLLCGPPEMCSLLQLLPNSSVRWSQLYNPLPNDTEDKSLCKFSKERSLSCFSGGVLNQDGHTGNIIQVALHPYSCEIELAVSLDSDGFLLFWSLSAFSNCTLSMQTVAHPVWKLLGKVTLRDLSTDIGYSCLTWAPSILHDERFLLLGSADGIDCFIVKISEKGDNVLCQKMFTIPFSGCNHGGPPDCIYSTPLASKCGLSFLSNSFLLFCVWTTKFQALSWKVALHSESPSGSNGRCGCDAKGIASSEEGRYVSSFEGQVYHAAIYPGSSDLPAPQNCDQITSVAVVSLDNSILPIQQSAASYGGLCSETVSYHMATGCSDGTLKLWKMSYAESPIHSEPERLLWKLVGMFTAHQGPVSAISLSIHDSKIATVSMNGHNSTARLHIWESICLIGSGGFLLEDAIILKGPVIAINWLSIGNGQLLLGVCLPNEFHVYSQKTSSDQNMVKSEGLKEMHVWYCLALFHSYPVSKNFLWGSKVTPVLVHEKHISVLSQWLFRAETKQSKNASNKENGLKDRTFCSEMSQEQYYSDTKRGLLSMIDIADRLHAYLVVYHPRALIEYLYSGNWRHAQVVLKHLVESIKSNETSTTILGSNNWTFCHNILEILLSKYSEDTISKELCNKRLQWGRDVSSEVSSLQFQGNMSWSMAGDSMANAPKKISTATSWKSEFIYSLENSHDISFIKDMERIQILAVVDLLGEIGDSSHASAYESLDEPGRRFWVSVRFQQLFFLRKYGRLAAAEEFVVDSGLVAWAFQSDCQDDLLNSVLSAEPSWIEMRNLGVGLWYMNASQLRTRMEKLARLQYLKKKDPKDCALLYLALNRLQVLAGLFKISKYEKDKLLVGFLSRNFQEEKNKAAALKNAYVLMGRHQLELAIAFFLLGGDPSSAVTVCAKNLGDEQLALVICRLIEGYGGSLERQLISNILLPNAIEKGDYWLSSLFEWTLGNYSDSVKVLFDLHNESLIDKSVTLCDRPAFSDPNIGQYCVVLAAKNSFRNSAGDVLAMILSKFGRLLAAKALDRCGLPLEALECLSSSLIIEGKDRGSLIDIASHKIFHGILNPFSSGACNWLLGDVALELESNVKLNMALQYISKVLRDHPRWPLSNLVSSREMIIYKKHDTYQDETQTGELKHYLNRLLFTFEQKFSSNSVDLANMILIFACNKELLFLGYLMLQVNISQEDENDHHGPRSPFLNPALPRLLLKASREISYFVARYVVFCCFSDSVLKLVYNRDFTSEKDMYGLVHTRDCVLQSIIYQLRIFRLILKQYDREYSTEGVALNSRSVLDLVEYCIFFSSTWFRRHLKGLILMIHPILNAFVNGQSSLGGMAGELMKALHQTSELMFHDASGDSMGFIPDAICQQKQLEQSNSLMPSISEDEKWHLVGACLWMHLSNFMKNHFSKFPVTERPKDENSIMDLISLFPLTVAKLLAASLSYVSSSLVKQLASFLRWKALKGLPVTTIVWLDECSQSQPGFLHHYLNQEVATSQLPIEDSKSFFNMLREISLNPQDICAEFIKERVPCFPCTSRKLFSSWKDMHADIFAEYENAASTNNRLEDSCTGSIPNDGAKSIRSGRVLDTDGFVETRWKCSSSPRDATYFCNPKEVAKRSGELIEAICFNSINEQQVALASNRKGLLFFNWKAEKPLKEQADYIWSESDWPQDGWAGCESTPIPTYVSPGVGLGSKRGAHLGLGGATVGIGSLARPGRDLTGGGAFGIPGYAGIGASGLGWGEQEDFDESMDPPATIENVRTRALSCHPSRPFFLVGSTNTHVYLWEFGKDRALATYGVLPAANVPPPYALASISALQFDHCGHRFATAALDGTVCTWQLEVGGRSNVHPTDSSLCFSNHASDVAYVAASGSIIAAAGCNSNGVNVVVWDTLAPPATCQASIICHEGGARSLSVFDNDVGSGSISPLIVTGGKGGDVGLHDFRFIATGKTKRHRHSNEHDYQPSTLHEMNSGTSKYGENTNGMVWYIPKAHLGSVTRISTIPNTSLFLTGSKDGDVKLWDAKRSQLIFHWQKLHERHTFLKSNSRGFVRAAVTDIQVFSHGFLTCGGDGSVKLVQLK from the exons ATGCCGGAGGATCGCCGTGTCGCGGTGGACGGCGGAGGCCCCGCCGGAGACGAAGATATCACcgatctcctccctctccccctcgtCCGATCCCAGCTGATTCCCCCTGCTCCCAACCGCCGCGCGTCGGCGATCGACTGGCTGCCGGACTTCGGCGGTGCCTCGTGGATCGCGTACGGCGCCGCCTCTCTTATCGTCATCTCCCACTTCCCGTCCCCTCTCTCCCCCCATGAAACCCTAGTCGGTCCTTTCTTCCAGCAGGTCATCGACCCGCCGGTCTCCGCTGCCGGAGACGGCCCCGCAGCCGTGAACGCCGTCGCCTGGTGCCCTTCCCGCCCGTCCGAAGGAGAGATCGCGGCGGCCTTGGGGAGTAGCATCTGGATGTACTCGCCGGTCCTCGACAACGAATCCG GTTCTTTCTGTTGGAAGCAGACTGTGGACATTTCAGAGACCTTTACAATAGAGGCCATCGAATGGACAGGTTCTGGTGATGGGTTGATTGCAGCTGGTATTGAGGTGGTTTCATGGATAAGAAGGAGCACCTCTTGGGAAATGGCATGGAAGTTGAGAGCAAAGGTGCCTCAATCTCTTGTTTCTGCAACCTGGTCTGCTGAAGGACCTGTAGCAACAGCTGCTTATTCATTGGTTCATTCCAGTGGAATAAGTGCAGAAGTATTCTCTTTTTCAAGAGAGGAACATAAGTGTGTTTCAGTCTATCACAGGGATGGGAGTTCTGGAATAACAGAAGTTCAGCTCCATCATCCTCAATCTGTTTCAATGATTCAGTGGAGGCCAACCACTGGGACACAATTAGAAAAGGATGCTTCACTTGCATCAAGGGATGTGCTGTTGACATGCTGCTTAGATGGAACTGTAAGACTGTGGAGCGAGATTGACAATGGGAGGGCTAGAAAATTCAATAAGGAAGCACATGATCTGAAGACAAGAAGACAATCTTACCATGTTATTGCAGTAATTGAAATAAACCAGTTTTTGAGGGGAACTCTTGGAGTAGACATTTTCATAAAATGGGCAATTGAATTTGGTGGTGTAATTTGTAAAGGTGAAGGAGATAGTATATATTTATCATCGGTTGGTTCTGATCATGATCAGATTGGCAAATGTGAGTGGTTGATAAGTGTAGGCCCTAGATCCTCTGTTACTTACTGGGCAATCCATTGCCTTGATGACATTTCCCCCCCACGTTCTCCACGGGTGACTTTGTGGAAAAAACAAAACATAGTGGATTTAAAAGGGTGCAATTTTTCTGATTCTGACTTCTCAAATTCTAAAGACCAGCCTATCCTTGTTAAAGTTGTTGATTCAAGGAGCTTGCTTTGTGGCCCACCTGAGATGTGCTCTTTGCTTCAGTTGTTGCCCAATAGTTCAGTCCGTTGGTCACAGTTATATAATCCCCTGCCAAATGATACAGAGGATAAATCTTTATGTAAATTCAGTAAGGAAAGAAGTCTTTCATGTTTTTCAGGTGGAGTTCTAAATCAAGATGGACACACAGGGAACATCATACAAGTTGCACTGCATCCATATAGTTGTGAAATTGAACTTGCTGTTTCATTGGATTCTGAtggttttcttcttttctggTCCCTTTCTGCCTTCTCCAATTGCACCTTGAGTATGCAAACAGTTGCACATCCTGTATGGAAACTTTTGGGGAAAGTTACCTTACGAGATCTATCCACTGATATTGGATATTCATGTCTGACCTGGGCACCATCAATTTTGCATGATGAGCGGTTCCTTCTCCTGGGAAGTGCAGATGGAATTGATTGTTTTATTGTTAAAATTTCTGAAAAAGGGGACAATGTGTTATGTCAGAAGATGTTCACGATTCCCTTTTCTGGCTGTAACCATGGAGGACCACCAGATTGCATTTATTCAACACCTTTAGCTTCCAAATGTGGGCTATCTTTTCTTTCTAATAGTTTCTTGTTATTTTGTGTATGGACGACGAAGTTTCAAGCTTTATCATGGAAAGTTGCACTGCACTCTGAATCTCCATCTGGAAGCAACGGGCGATGCGGCTGTGATGCCAAAGGCATTGCCAGTTCAGAAGAAGGGAGATATGTAAGTTCTTTTGAAGGTCAAGTGTACCATGCTGCCATTTACCCAGGCTCATCAGACTTACCAGCTCCTCAAAATTGTGATCAGATTACCAGTGTTGCTGTAGTTTCCTTGGATAATTCTATACTACCTATCCAACAATCTGCAGCTTCTTATGGTGGTTTATGTAGCGAGACTGTTAGTTACCACATGGCTACAGGCTGCTCTGATGGCACTTTGAAACTTTGGAAAATGTCTTATGCAGAATCTCCTATTCATTCCGAGCCGGAAAGGCTCCTTTGGAAGCTAGTTGGAATGTTCACAGCACATCAGGGCCCGGTTAGTGCAATTTCTTTATCTATTCATGATAGTAAAATTGCGACTGTCAGCATGAATGGTCATAATAGCACTGCAAGGCTTCATATCTGGGAATCCATATGCCTGATAGGTAGTGGGGGTTTTCTGTTAGAAGATGCAATAATATTAAAAGGGCCTGTTATTGCTATAAATTGGTTATCTATTGGTAATGGCCAGTTGTTGCTCGGAGTCTGCCTACCAAATGAGTTCCATGTATATTCTCAGAAAACATCTTCTGATCAGAATATGGTAAAATCGGAGGGATTGAAGGAGATGCATGTTTGGTATTGTCTTGCACTATTTCATTCTTACCCTGTTTCTAAAAATTTCCTCTGGGGATCAAAGGTGACTCCTGTGCTTGTTCACGAGAAACATATTTCTGTCTTAAGTCAGTGGCTATTCAGAGCAGAAA CAAAGCAATCAAAAAATGCGAGTAATAAGGAAAATGGCCTCAAGGACCGCACTTTCTGTTCAGAGATGTCCCAGGAACAATATTATtctgataccaaaaggggtttgCTCAGCATGATAGATATAGCAGATAGGCTACATGCATATTTAGTGGTTTATCACCCCAGGGCACTCATTGAATATCTGTATTCAG GTAATTGGAGACATGCACAAGTTGTTCTGAAGCATCTGGTTGAATCTATCAAGTCTAATGAAACTTCCACTACTATTCTGGGGAGCAATAATTGGACATTTTGCCATAACATTCTAGAGATTCTTTTATCTAAATATTCTGAGGACACTATCTCTAAAGAGTTATGCAATAAAAGGTTACAATGGGGTCGAGATGTTAGTTCTGAAGTATCTAGTTTGCAGTTCCAAGGAAACATGAGCTGGTCTATGGCAGGTGATTCAATGGCTAATGCTCCTAAAAAAATTTCTACTGCCACCTCTTGGAAATCCGAGTTCATTTATTCTCTCGAGAACTCTCATGACATTTCTTTCATTAAAGACATGGAAAGAATCCAAATCCTTGCAGTTGTTGATCTTCTGGGTGAAATTGGTGATTCAAGCCATGCTTCTGCCTATGAAAGTCTTGACGAACCTGGGCGAAG GTTCTGGGTTTCTGTCCGATTTCAACAACTATTTTTTCTTCGAAAATATGGGAGATTGGCTGCTGCAGAAGAGTTTGTTGTCGACTCTGGGTTGGTTGCATGGGCCTTCCAGTCTGATTGTCAAGATGATTTGCTGAATTCTGTTCTATCTGCAGAACCGTCTTGGATAGAAATGCGAAATTTGGGTGTGGGACTGTGGTATATGAATGCGTCACAACTGCGAACAAGG ATGGAGAAATTGGCAAGATTGCAATATCTGAAGAAAAAGGACCCAAAGGACTGTGCACTTCTATATTTAGCATTGAATCGACTTCAAGTTTTGGCTGGCCTTTTTAAAATTAGCAAATATGAGAAAGATAAATTGCTGGTTGGATTTCTTTCACGCAATTTCCAG gaagaaaaaaataaagctgCTGCACTGAAGAATGCCTATGTTTTAATGGGAAGACATCAGTTGGAGCTTGCCATAGCATTTTTCCTGCTAGGAGGTGACCCTTCTTCTGCTGTCACAGTCTGTGCAAAAAACCTTGGGGATGAACAACTTGCTCTTGTCATTTGTCGACTTATTGAGGGTTATGGAGGGTCACTAGAGCGTCAGCTTATATCAAATATTTTGCTTCCTAATGCCATTGAGAAAGGGGACTACTGGCTTTCCAGCCTATTTGAA TGGACTTTAGGGAATTATTCTGATTCAGTCAAGGTACTATTTGATTTGCACAATGAGTCACTGATTGATAAGTCTGTAACACTGTGTGACCGTCCTGCCTTTTCAGACCCAAATATTGGTCAATACTGTGTTGTTCTTGCAGCCAAAAATAGTTTCAGAAATTCTGCTGGTGATGTTCTGGCTATGATTTTGTCTAAGTTTGGAAGATTGTTGGCTGCAAAAGCCTTAGACAGATGCGGACTCCCT CTTGAAGCATTGGAGTGCTTAtcctcttctttaatcattgaGGGTAAAGATCGAGGCAGTTTGATAGATATTGCAAGTCACAAGATTTTTCATGGAATACTGAATCCTTTCTCTAGTGGTGCTTGCAACTGGCTACTGGGAGATGTGGCTCTTGAATTGGAATCTAATGTTAAGTTAAATATGGCATTGCAATACATATCAAAAGTGCTAAGGGATCATCCAAGATGGCCTCTCAGTAATCTAGTCTCGTCCAGAGAAATGATTATCTACAAGAAGCATGATACTTACCAAGATGAAACTCAGACAGGAGAGTTGAAACATTACCTGAACAGGCTATTGTTCACGTTTGAACAGAAGTTCTCATCGAACTCAGTTGACTTAGCCAACATG ATCCTAATTTTTGCCTGCAACAAGGAATTATTATTTCTTGGATACCTAATGTTACAAGTCAATATTTCTCAAGAAGATGAAAATGATCATCATGGTCCTCGAAGTCCTTTCTTAAATCCTGCTCTTCCCAGGCTGCTTTTGAAGGCAAGCAGGGAAATATCCTATTTTGTTGCTCGATATGTTGTCTTCTGTTGTTTCTCTGATTCTGTACTGAAGCTGGTTTACAACAGAGATTTCACATCTGAAAAGGACATGTATGGTCTGGTTCATACTAGGGATTGTGTTCTGCAAAGTATAATCTACCAATTGAGGATTTTCAGGTTAATTTTAAAGCAGTATGATAGAGAATATTCTACAGAAGGTGTTGCTTTAAATTCCCGTTCTGTTCTTGATCTTGTTGaatattgtatatttttttcatcCACTTGGTTTAGGAGACATTTGAAAGGACTGATCTTGATGATCCATCCAATTTTAAATGCATTTGTCAATGGCCAGTCCTCGTTAGGAGGTATGGCAGGTGAACTAATGAAAGCTTTACATCAGACATCAGAGTTGATGTTTCATGATGCATCAGGAGATAGCATGGGATTTATCCCAGATGCTATTTGCCAACAAAAGCAGCTTGAACAAAGCAATTCTTTAATGCCTTCCATATCAGAAGATGAAAAGTGGCATCTTGTAGGGGCTTGTTTATGGATGCATCTGTCAAATTTCATGAAGAACCACTTTAGCAAGTTCCCAGTGACTGAAAGGCCCAAAGATGAGAACAGTATCATGGATCTGATAAGTCTATTCCCCCTTACTGTTGCTAAGTTACTAGCAGCCTCATTGTCTTATGTTTCCTCTTCTTTAGTAAAACAGCTTGCATCATTCCTTAGATGGAAAGCACTAAAGGGTTTACCTGTAACTACCATTGTATGGTTAGATGAGTGTAGTCAGTCTCAACCAGGCTTCTTACATCATTATTTAAATCAGGAAGTTGCTACTTCACAATTGCCCATTGAGGACAGCAAATCCTTTTTCAACATGTTGAGGGAAATTTCTTTGAATCCTCAGGATATTTGTGCAGAGTTTATAAAAGAAAGAGTTCCTTGTTTTCCCTGTACTAGCAGGAAGCTCTTTTCATCCTGGAAAGATATGCACGCGGATATCTTTGCTGAGTATGAAAATGCTGCTTCAACAAACAATAGATTGGAAGATAGTTGCACTGGTAGCATTCCTAATGACGGAGCAAAATCAATTCGTAGTGGCAGGGTCTTGGACACAGATGGCTTTGTGGAAACAAGATGGAAATGTTCAAGTTCCCCAAGAGACGCTACTTATTTTTGCAATCCAAAGGAAGTTGCTAAGAGAAGTGGGGAACTTATTGAG GCAATTTGTTTCAACTCCATCAATGAGCAACAAGTTGCGCTTGCAAGCAACCGAAAG GGACTTCTTTTCTTCAACTGGAAAGCAGAAAAACCTTTGAAAGAGCAAGCAGATTATATCTGGTCGGAGTCTGATTGGCCACAAGATGGGTGGGCTGGTTGTGAATCTACACCAATTCCTACTTATGTTTCTCCAGGTGTTGGTCTTGGGAGCAAAAGAGGGGCACACCTGGGGTTGGGTGGAGCAACAGTGGGCATAGGCTCTTTGGCAAGACCAGGGAGAGACTTGACGGGAGGTGGAGCTTTTGGAATTCCAGGTTATGCTGGTATTGGAGCCTCAGGTCTTGGCTGGGGGGAACAAGAAGATTTTGATGAGTCTATGGACCCTCCAGCAACTATAGAAAACGTTCGCACCCGAGCATTATCCTGTCATCCTTCAAGGCCTTTCTTTTTAGTTGGATCTACCAACACACATGTCTACCTTTGGGAG TTTGGTAAGGATAGAGCTTTGGCAACCTATGGTGTTCTTCCTGCTGCTAATGTTCCCCCACCTTATGCGCTTGCCTCAATATCTGCCTTGCAATTTGACCATTGTGGACACAGATTTGCTACTGCTGCATTAGATGGCACAGTATGCACATGGCAACTTGAGGTTGGAGGGAGGAGCAATGTCCATCCCACTGACTCGTCCCTCTGCTTTAGCAACCATGCATC GGATGTTGCATATGTGGCTGCGAGTGGGTCAATTATTGCTGCAGCTGGATGTAACTCAAATGGCGTCAATGTTGTTGTGTGGGACACATTGGCTCCACCAGCAACATGTCAAGCATCTATTATTTGCCATGAAG